CCATAATGGAACTCCTCCTAGTGGCAGTGGGGATGACTCCCAAGTCCCAAGCCTacaactactactactactactagtCTGCACCTTGATGAGTTATGTGTACACTGAAACATTGTAAAGTACTTTTTGGGGGCATAAATACAACTGATAATTGAATGTATAATAgtattaatagtaatattggTTGTATAATAAACCCAAACATTTAATTCTTGTAGTAATCACTCACGTAGTAATCTAGAATAGTCCAAGTTAGTTAGTTAGATAGATTGCAAGAATTGGAGGTAAGTTGTAAGTGAATTAATTTAGGCATAGGAtgcaataaattaatttatttttaaaattaattgaaatccaTAGGCATAGCATTAGCAAATTATTTcatgattgaataaagaaaTTGCAAAGGACTAGGTTGAAGAAGCTGATTACATGAGGAGTCGTAAATGCGATAATTCAGAAACAGTTGTCTTCAATTTATGGTTCTCATCTGCCAACCGAGTCTCGATCTCTCCAATTTTTCTAGAATGCTCCACAATTTGACTCTCCTTTCTAAGCACAATCCTCCTATTCGCCGCTAACttcttctctctatctctctcaaaccttaaaaaagaaaaacaccatCAAgtcaaatacaaatacaaacacacacacacacacacacacacacacacacacacacaaaacgaCCCCGTTTCGTTAACGAAATACCTTTCTCTGTAAAGGGTTTTGGTGCTAGACTTGGTGgtcgatgatgatgatgatgaagaagaggacgGAAAGTCAGAGGAGAGAAGGTGAGACCAGAGCGAGTTTTCATTGGAGAGTCGGTGGAGGCGTCGACAAGAAATGGAGATAGAGCAGAGGTCCTTGTACCTAAAACCGCTGGTTTTGATACCGATTTCTAGGATTCGTCTCCACAGTTCATCTGGTAGGAATGAGTTTGAATTCGACATTTTTGTGAATTCCCAAGACAGATAGCAAGGAGAGACACAGACAGATTATAGGAGCAATTTTGTTTCTAGACGCCGCAATAGActtcttgtttgt
This genomic stretch from Castanea sativa cultivar Marrone di Chiusa Pesio chromosome 9, ASM4071231v1 harbors:
- the LOC142611350 gene encoding F-box protein SKIP24; amino-acid sequence: MSNSNSFLPDELWRRILEIGIKTSGFRYKDLCSISISCRRLHRLSNENSLWSHLLSSDFPSSSSSSSSSTTKSSTKTLYRERFERDREKKLAANRRIVLRKESQIVEHSRKIGEIETRLADENHKLKTTVSELSHLRLLIQASVALNVWQPEVIRGRQKEIVGQCVVPVESRIHALEMELRLCKQQILGFEKAHKDEKRRLDTAKEELVSMKYHPLRDYTTVMNGGDKECNIKRKKLKRCHKGDG